In one window of Duganella dendranthematis DNA:
- a CDS encoding glutathione S-transferase family protein, which produces MIKIHHLGHAQSERVVWLCEELEVPYEIQHYTRDPVTMLSPPELKALHPLGAAPVIEEGGLMLAESAAIVEYIIVKHGGGRLKPGLEHPHYADFLYWFHFANGNLQPAIGRVLFMRRTGLPADHPALAAVQARMDRVLLLMEERLGEAAYLAGSEFSAADIMTVFSLTTMRLFQPFDLAPYPHIRAYLQRIGARPAYRHAMSKSDPDLTPMLD; this is translated from the coding sequence ATGATCAAAATCCATCACCTCGGCCATGCCCAATCCGAACGCGTCGTCTGGCTCTGCGAAGAACTGGAGGTGCCGTATGAGATTCAACATTACACGCGCGATCCGGTGACGATGCTGTCGCCTCCGGAGCTGAAGGCGCTGCATCCGCTCGGCGCCGCGCCGGTGATCGAGGAAGGCGGCTTGATGCTGGCGGAATCGGCCGCCATCGTCGAGTACATCATCGTCAAGCATGGCGGCGGGCGACTCAAGCCTGGGCTGGAGCACCCGCACTATGCGGACTTTCTTTACTGGTTCCACTTCGCGAACGGGAACCTGCAACCAGCGATCGGCAGGGTGCTGTTCATGCGGCGTACCGGTCTGCCTGCCGACCATCCGGCGTTGGCTGCCGTGCAGGCACGCATGGATCGTGTGCTGCTGCTGATGGAAGAGCGGCTGGGAGAAGCAGCATACCTTGCCGGCAGCGAGTTCTCCGCAGCAGACATCATGACGGTTTTCTCACTCACAACCATGCGTCTGTTCCAGCCGTTTGACCTGGCGCCGTATCCGCACATTCGGGCGTATTTGCAGCGCATCGGCGCGCGACCTGCGTATCGCCATGCCATGAGCAAGAGCGATCCGGACCTGACGCCGATGCTGGACTGA
- a CDS encoding helix-turn-helix transcriptional regulator produces the protein MQAPSNADRYIHAIPGVGAAAHVLQGRELEILRVHVQQPALVLVDRGVKTVRTSQGLSVRARPGEALVLGGGQTVDFTNAVHEGDHYEARWLVFDPVLLDDPFYRGEAVGKAVSARAVTKVADGLTDAFGRATQALVHSLPAAVARQRLLEVMHWLLEAGVALSAPPAAANISCKVRALIGARPQQDWSAGRVAIELAVSQATLRRRLAAEGNSLTELLVDTRMATALTLLQATTQPVSHIALSVGYESPSRFAVRFRQRFGFAPTAVRGHERTL, from the coding sequence ATGCAAGCTCCTTCCAATGCAGACCGCTACATCCACGCCATACCGGGCGTGGGCGCTGCCGCGCATGTGCTACAGGGACGCGAGCTGGAGATACTGCGCGTTCACGTGCAGCAGCCGGCGCTGGTCCTGGTCGACCGGGGCGTCAAGACGGTGCGTACCTCGCAGGGACTCAGCGTGCGTGCGCGTCCAGGTGAGGCGCTGGTTCTTGGCGGTGGCCAGACCGTTGACTTCACCAACGCTGTGCACGAGGGCGACCATTACGAGGCGCGCTGGCTGGTGTTCGATCCAGTGCTGCTGGATGATCCGTTTTATCGCGGCGAGGCTGTCGGTAAAGCCGTTTCGGCACGCGCGGTGACGAAGGTTGCAGATGGACTAACCGATGCATTCGGTCGCGCCACCCAGGCATTGGTACACAGCCTGCCCGCAGCAGTAGCGCGTCAGCGGCTGCTGGAGGTGATGCACTGGCTACTGGAGGCAGGTGTTGCGTTGTCCGCGCCGCCGGCTGCCGCCAACATCTCATGCAAGGTGCGCGCGCTGATCGGCGCCCGTCCACAACAGGACTGGAGTGCCGGTCGCGTGGCCATTGAGCTGGCCGTGTCGCAGGCCACGCTGCGTCGCCGCCTTGCCGCCGAAGGCAACTCGCTGACAGAACTGTTAGTGGACACCCGCATGGCGACGGCACTCACGCTGCTGCAGGCCACCACGCAGCCCGTCTCCCACATCGCGCTCTCCGTGGGCTATGAATCTCCATCGCGCTTTGCTGTACGGTTTCGCCAGCGTTTCGGCTTTGCGCCGACGGCGGTGCGGGGCCACGAGCGCACATTATGA
- a CDS encoding methyltransferase domain-containing protein — protein sequence MSKSSSPSPRFDQPGHPPATVTEFQGVRSLHLGTSWVQGAMRIAKPDNIELEYIQMMMMWLLFNENPQHIVQLGLGSAALTKFCYRRLPQARVTAIELNPNVIAMCQAQFALPSNDERLDVREMNAMDFVLDPANRNTVDILQVDLYDEEARGPVLDSPEFYQGCADVLRDGGIMTTNVFGDDFSNYDKNLQTMEMVFDAVVWLPEVHDANIVVIAFKNAPSLDFSVLYERAGEIKKTLNLPAKSWVNGLKEWMRDQQ from the coding sequence ATGTCCAAGTCTTCATCCCCCTCCCCGCGCTTCGACCAGCCCGGCCACCCGCCCGCCACCGTCACCGAATTCCAGGGCGTGCGCAGCCTGCATCTTGGCACCTCCTGGGTCCAGGGCGCCATGCGCATCGCCAAGCCAGACAACATCGAACTGGAATACATCCAGATGATGATGATGTGGTTACTCTTCAACGAGAACCCGCAGCACATCGTGCAACTGGGTCTGGGCAGCGCCGCGCTGACCAAGTTCTGCTACCGCCGCCTGCCGCAGGCGCGCGTGACCGCCATCGAACTCAATCCCAACGTCATCGCCATGTGCCAGGCGCAGTTTGCCCTGCCGTCCAACGACGAACGGCTGGACGTGCGCGAAATGAACGCCATGGATTTTGTGCTCGATCCGGCCAACCGCAACACCGTCGACATCCTGCAAGTGGACCTGTACGACGAAGAAGCGCGCGGCCCGGTGCTCGACTCGCCGGAGTTCTACCAGGGCTGCGCCGACGTGCTGCGCGACGGCGGCATCATGACCACCAACGTCTTCGGCGACGACTTCTCCAACTACGACAAGAACCTGCAAACGATGGAAATGGTGTTCGACGCCGTGGTGTGGCTGCCGGAAGTGCACGATGCGAACATCGTCGTCATCGCCTTCAAGAATGCGCCATCGCTGGATTTCAGCGTGCTGTATGAGCGCGCCGGCGAAATCAAGAAAACCCTCAACCTGCCGGCCAAGTCATGGGTCAACGGCCTGAAAGAGTGGATGCGCGACCAGCAATAG
- a CDS encoding TonB-dependent receptor plug domain-containing protein, with amino-acid sequence MLASAILLLAAQTATAQTSTDSGAKADEQTVVVLGSRSVAKTALDTSSPVGLIGLKDLQTAGPLELGKLLQTLDPSFNFSSTFISDGTDSIRPATLRSLGPDQVLVLINGKRRHQQALVNVQQTIGRGSAGTDINAIPLGAIHHIEVLRDGAAAQYGSDAIAGVINIVLKSNTGETSLSGQLGTTSEGDGDLYSASANRGFALGENGGYINLTLEGRKRGETNRAGPDSLRVNPPRVTQHIGDSNTKDGYLWWNGALPIDKESEIYAFGGVSKRKSDSYGFFRSAGDDRTVPAVYPNGFLPAISTDIKDASFAFGYRHDLPRDWKADISINYGQSELAFHESNSLNVSYWYEPKPGGGIYADSPREADTGTLKFSQLTFNADVKGPVTLGNTVVSLATGFEYRQDNYQIIAGDPVSYQYGRTNNPAIAITTPSGATAAAGIQGFPGYTPGTAVDSGRHNIALFLDAETKPVDTLTLGGAVRYEKYSDFGSTVTGKLSGRFDPTKEVGFRASLSTGFRAPSVQQEFYSSVSTNLNNGVLTETLTARQGSTVTQAFGIKPLKEETSTNGSMGVVLRPVKNFSLTADVYEIKIKDRIVFSSEIAPEAGGGPIANILKPLGVGQAQFFTNAVDTRTRGLDVVAENTTKFDASTLVLSGQLGFNKTEVTKRHSTSTVLSGEKLFDQSQVTLIEHGQPRKHHVVAADYTIGPWNLNTRANYYGPVEASNFSPLQKWDARWLVDATVRYGFSKRTFLSAGVNNAFNQLPNLWANGGDFPKLGFTRCWETCPIGVNGRSFYVRADTAF; translated from the coding sequence ATGCTTGCTAGCGCTATCCTGCTGCTGGCGGCACAAACCGCCACCGCGCAAACGTCTACCGACAGCGGCGCCAAGGCAGACGAACAAACCGTGGTGGTACTGGGCTCGCGCTCCGTGGCCAAAACGGCGCTGGACACCTCGTCGCCGGTTGGCCTGATCGGCCTCAAAGACCTGCAAACGGCCGGCCCGCTGGAACTGGGCAAGCTGCTGCAAACGCTGGACCCGTCGTTCAACTTCTCCAGCACCTTCATCAGCGACGGCACGGACTCGATCCGCCCGGCCACCCTGCGTTCGCTGGGACCGGACCAGGTGCTGGTGCTGATCAACGGCAAACGCCGCCACCAGCAGGCGCTGGTCAACGTGCAGCAGACCATTGGCCGAGGCTCGGCCGGTACCGACATCAACGCCATTCCGCTCGGCGCCATCCACCACATCGAAGTGCTACGCGATGGCGCGGCGGCCCAATACGGCTCAGATGCGATTGCAGGCGTGATCAACATCGTCCTCAAATCCAACACCGGCGAGACGTCGCTCAGCGGCCAGCTGGGCACCACGTCCGAAGGTGACGGCGACCTGTATTCGGCCAGCGCCAACCGCGGCTTCGCACTGGGCGAAAACGGCGGCTACATCAACCTGACACTGGAAGGCCGCAAGCGCGGCGAAACCAACCGCGCCGGACCCGATTCATTGCGCGTCAATCCTCCGCGCGTGACGCAGCACATCGGCGACAGCAACACCAAGGACGGCTACTTGTGGTGGAACGGCGCGCTGCCGATCGACAAGGAGAGCGAGATCTACGCCTTCGGCGGCGTCTCCAAGCGCAAGAGCGATTCGTATGGCTTCTTCCGTTCCGCCGGCGACGACCGCACCGTACCGGCCGTATATCCAAACGGCTTCCTGCCGGCGATCAGCACCGACATCAAGGACGCCTCGTTCGCTTTTGGCTACCGCCACGACCTGCCGCGCGACTGGAAGGCCGACATCAGCATCAACTACGGCCAGAGCGAACTGGCGTTCCACGAGTCCAACAGCTTGAACGTCTCCTACTGGTACGAGCCGAAACCGGGCGGCGGCATCTACGCCGACTCGCCGCGCGAAGCCGATACCGGCACGCTGAAGTTCTCGCAGCTGACCTTCAACGCCGACGTCAAAGGCCCGGTCACACTGGGGAACACCGTCGTCTCGCTGGCCACCGGCTTCGAGTACCGCCAGGACAACTACCAGATCATCGCCGGCGACCCGGTCTCCTACCAGTACGGCCGCACCAACAATCCGGCCATCGCCATCACCACGCCAAGCGGCGCCACCGCTGCCGCCGGCATCCAGGGCTTCCCTGGCTACACGCCGGGAACGGCGGTGGATTCGGGCCGTCACAACATCGCCCTGTTCCTCGACGCCGAGACCAAGCCGGTCGACACGCTGACGCTGGGCGGCGCGGTGCGCTACGAAAAATACTCGGACTTCGGCAGCACCGTCACCGGCAAGCTGAGTGGCCGCTTCGACCCGACCAAGGAAGTGGGCTTCCGCGCCAGCCTGTCCACTGGCTTCCGCGCACCGAGCGTGCAGCAGGAGTTCTACAGCTCCGTCTCCACCAACCTGAATAACGGCGTACTGACCGAAACCCTGACCGCGCGCCAGGGCAGCACCGTGACCCAGGCCTTCGGCATCAAGCCACTGAAAGAGGAAACCTCCACCAACGGCAGCATGGGCGTGGTGCTGCGTCCAGTAAAAAACTTCTCGCTGACGGCCGACGTATACGAGATCAAGATCAAGGACCGCATCGTGTTCTCCAGCGAGATCGCACCGGAAGCCGGCGGCGGTCCGATCGCCAACATCCTCAAGCCGCTGGGCGTAGGCCAGGCGCAGTTCTTCACCAATGCAGTGGACACCCGTACCCGTGGCCTCGACGTGGTTGCCGAGAACACCACCAAGTTTGATGCGTCCACGCTGGTGCTGTCCGGCCAACTGGGCTTCAACAAGACGGAGGTGACCAAGCGCCATTCCACTTCCACGGTGCTGAGCGGCGAGAAGCTGTTCGACCAGTCGCAAGTCACGCTGATCGAACATGGCCAGCCGCGCAAACACCATGTGGTGGCGGCCGACTACACCATCGGCCCCTGGAACCTGAACACCCGCGCCAACTACTATGGTCCGGTGGAAGCGTCCAACTTCAGCCCTCTGCAGAAATGGGATGCACGCTGGCTGGTGGATGCGACGGTGCGTTATGGCTTCAGCAAGCGCACCTTCCTCAGCGCAGGCGTCAACAACGCCTTCAACCAGCTGCCTAACCTGTGGGCCAACGGCGGCGACTTCCCGAAACTGGGCTTCACCCGCTGCTGGGAAACCTGCCCTATCGGCGTGAACGGCCGCTCGTTCTACGTGCGGGCGGATACGGCGTTTTAA
- a CDS encoding pyridoxamine 5'-phosphate oxidase family protein, whose protein sequence is MNEAPTDRTRIRRIATNGHYDAATLHAIIDDAYLCHIAFGDAKGAHCIPTACWREGDYLYIHGSNGSRMLKRLMDGECCVTITHLDGLVLARSAFNHSMNYRSAMIYGRFEVVKADGARHAMEAFMEKLVPGRQAEIRPGSDKEYAATTVMRIPLTEAACKIRSGLPGDDEEDLSWPAWAGVLPFSRTHQAPITDPACTLPAPEYVRRWQQG, encoded by the coding sequence ATGAACGAAGCACCGACCGACCGCACCCGCATCCGCCGCATTGCCACCAACGGCCACTACGACGCCGCCACGCTGCACGCCATCATTGACGACGCCTACCTTTGCCACATCGCCTTCGGCGATGCCAAAGGCGCGCATTGCATCCCCACGGCCTGCTGGCGCGAAGGCGACTACTTGTACATCCACGGTTCCAACGGCAGCCGCATGCTGAAGCGCCTGATGGACGGCGAATGCTGCGTGACCATCACGCATCTGGACGGTCTGGTGCTGGCGCGATCGGCGTTCAATCATTCGATGAACTACCGCTCCGCCATGATCTACGGACGCTTTGAAGTGGTTAAGGCAGACGGCGCGCGGCATGCGATGGAAGCCTTCATGGAAAAGCTGGTGCCAGGCCGGCAGGCAGAAATCCGTCCCGGCTCTGACAAGGAATACGCCGCCACCACCGTCATGCGCATCCCGCTGACAGAAGCGGCCTGCAAAATCCGCAGCGGCCTGCCGGGCGACGATGAAGAAGACCTGAGCTGGCCGGCATGGGCCGGCGTTCTGCCCTTCTCCCGCACCCATCAGGCACCGATCACCGATCCCGCCTGCACACTCCCGGCGCCGGAATACGTGCGGCGCTGGCAGCAGGGCTGA
- the pdxR gene encoding MocR-like pyridoxine biosynthesis transcription factor PdxR, with protein sequence MDLALLINDYTEQHRDHGWPRQRMLHECLRSAIRNGTLAAGARLAASRALAEELGVARNTVLYAYEQLASEGFVVTDRRGTVVAALAAERKPTRRAAAVQHAGLSQRVRNLRAVPGPVDRMGAFVPGVPALEQFPMALWRRMMERALRRITVEQLNYGEAAGEPQLREAIADHLRASRGVVCEAAQVFITDGTQSSLDICMHALADIGDTMWIENPGYGGALAAARGAGLAVSGIDVDDDGMSPMAEDWLLRPPRLIYTTPSHQYPVGSVLSLRRRLALIESARAAGALIIEDDYDSEFRHDGAPLHAMQGLAADAPVVYLGTFSKTMFPSLRIGFVVVPASLADAFLQMREQSSARGRVAEQLALAEFLRSGQFALHLRRMRRLYRQRRDALVAALRQHLGSVATVHGGTAGMHLSLRFNDAAVDDEAIVAQALERGIAVNALSAHDTQGDSGWKGLMLGYAQVPAEQMEGLVKQLAALVHLAAYAANCSKTFKTPYPPARRTSGRSRR encoded by the coding sequence ATGGATCTTGCCTTGTTGATCAACGACTACACGGAACAGCATCGCGATCACGGCTGGCCGCGTCAGCGCATGCTGCACGAATGTCTGCGTTCGGCGATTCGCAACGGGACGCTGGCTGCCGGCGCGCGGCTGGCCGCCTCGCGCGCGCTGGCAGAGGAATTGGGCGTGGCGCGCAATACGGTGCTGTACGCGTATGAGCAGCTGGCTAGCGAAGGCTTTGTGGTGACGGACCGGCGCGGCACGGTAGTCGCTGCGCTGGCGGCCGAACGCAAGCCGACCAGACGCGCGGCCGCTGTGCAGCATGCCGGCTTGTCGCAGCGCGTGCGGAATCTGCGCGCGGTGCCGGGACCGGTGGACCGCATGGGCGCCTTTGTGCCCGGCGTGCCGGCGCTGGAGCAGTTCCCGATGGCGCTTTGGCGGCGCATGATGGAACGCGCACTGCGTAGGATAACCGTGGAGCAGCTGAACTATGGTGAGGCGGCCGGAGAACCGCAGCTGCGGGAGGCGATTGCCGATCACCTGCGCGCCTCGCGCGGCGTGGTGTGCGAAGCCGCGCAAGTGTTCATTACGGACGGCACGCAGAGCAGCCTGGATATTTGCATGCACGCGCTGGCCGACATCGGCGACACGATGTGGATCGAGAATCCCGGCTACGGCGGCGCACTGGCCGCTGCGCGTGGCGCCGGCCTCGCGGTGTCCGGCATTGATGTCGATGACGATGGCATGTCGCCCATGGCGGAGGACTGGCTGCTGCGGCCACCGCGCCTGATCTACACCACGCCGTCGCACCAGTATCCGGTGGGCAGTGTATTAAGCTTGCGCCGGCGGCTGGCGTTGATCGAGTCAGCGCGCGCGGCGGGCGCCCTGATCATTGAGGACGATTACGACAGCGAGTTCCGGCATGATGGCGCGCCGCTGCACGCCATGCAGGGTCTTGCGGCGGATGCGCCGGTGGTCTATCTCGGTACCTTCAGCAAGACCATGTTCCCGTCGCTGCGCATCGGTTTTGTGGTGGTGCCGGCGTCGCTAGCCGATGCGTTTTTGCAGATGCGCGAACAGTCGTCGGCGCGCGGGCGCGTTGCCGAGCAGCTGGCGCTGGCCGAGTTCCTGCGTAGCGGCCAGTTTGCGCTACACCTGCGGCGCATGCGGCGGCTTTACCGGCAGCGGCGTGATGCGCTGGTGGCGGCGCTGCGACAGCATCTGGGATCGGTGGCGACGGTGCACGGCGGCACGGCCGGCATGCATCTGTCATTGCGCTTCAACGATGCTGCCGTCGATGACGAAGCCATTGTGGCGCAGGCGCTGGAGCGCGGCATTGCCGTCAACGCGCTGAGCGCGCATGACACGCAGGGTGACTCGGGCTGGAAGGGACTGATGCTCGGCTACGCACAAGTGCCGGCCGAGCAGATGGAAGGATTGGTGAAGCAGTTGGCGGCGCTGGTGCACCTTGCGGCGTATGCCGCCAACTGCTCCAAGACGTTTAAAACGCCGTATCCGCCCGCACGTAGAACGAGCGGCCGTTCACGCCGATAG
- a CDS encoding sensor histidine kinase has product MRLSLLTRWTALVGTLLTVGILIALELTRIFPDNSSLVLAICLLCVLPISIITIRAELERMLSLFRALTGTVTSYQDGDFSFSLHWPQNDELSDLVAAHNALGEVLRKQRLDLVQRELLLDTMVQNTPVAMLLVSDAGPIVYANIAARQLLNQGRRLEGHQLEDILAHASPALLEALARGGDGLFTTKATGANTDIDEEDVYHLARRSFKLNGRKHELLLLRQLTMELRRQEVQTWKKVIRVISHELNNSLAPLTSLAHSGAELVRRGQTERLPQILGTIEERTRHLENFILGYARFAKLPTPRLETQHWQGFLTQLSEQVIFKQIGEAPAEPCAFDPAQLEQALLNLLKNAHESGSPADEVGLEVRRLHDAVRIDVLDRGPGMSDAVLTNALVPFYSTKRSGTGLGLALAREIAEAHGGRITLTNREGGGLTVTIILPLA; this is encoded by the coding sequence CTGCGCCTCTCGCTGCTCACCCGCTGGACCGCGTTAGTCGGTACACTGCTCACCGTCGGCATCCTGATCGCGCTGGAACTGACCCGCATCTTCCCCGACAATTCCAGCCTGGTGCTGGCGATCTGCCTGCTGTGCGTCCTGCCCATCTCCATCATCACCATCCGCGCGGAGCTGGAGCGCATGCTGTCGCTATTCCGCGCGCTGACCGGCACCGTCACCAGCTACCAGGACGGCGACTTCTCCTTCAGCCTGCACTGGCCGCAAAACGATGAGCTGAGCGATCTGGTGGCGGCCCACAACGCGCTCGGCGAAGTGCTGCGCAAACAACGCCTTGACCTGGTCCAGCGCGAACTGCTGCTGGACACCATGGTGCAGAACACGCCGGTCGCCATGCTGCTGGTCAGCGACGCCGGCCCTATCGTCTACGCCAACATCGCCGCGCGCCAGCTGCTGAACCAGGGCCGCCGGCTGGAAGGCCACCAGCTCGAAGATATCCTGGCCCACGCCTCGCCGGCACTGCTGGAAGCACTCGCACGCGGCGGCGATGGCCTGTTCACCACCAAGGCCACTGGCGCCAATACCGACATCGACGAAGAAGACGTCTACCACCTGGCCCGCCGCAGCTTCAAACTGAATGGCCGCAAGCACGAACTGCTGCTGCTGCGCCAACTGACGATGGAGCTGCGCCGCCAGGAAGTCCAGACGTGGAAAAAAGTCATCCGCGTCATCAGCCACGAACTGAATAACTCGCTGGCGCCACTGACCTCGCTGGCGCACTCCGGCGCGGAGCTGGTGCGGCGCGGCCAGACCGAACGCCTGCCGCAAATCCTGGGCACCATCGAAGAGCGCACGCGCCACTTGGAAAACTTCATCCTCGGCTATGCGCGCTTCGCCAAGCTGCCGACGCCACGGCTGGAAACCCAGCACTGGCAAGGCTTCCTGACACAGCTGAGTGAGCAGGTGATCTTCAAGCAGATCGGCGAAGCGCCGGCCGAACCGTGCGCCTTCGATCCCGCCCAGCTGGAACAAGCCTTACTGAACCTGCTGAAGAACGCCCACGAATCGGGCTCGCCGGCCGATGAAGTAGGCCTGGAAGTGCGCCGCCTGCACGACGCCGTCCGCATCGATGTGCTGGACCGTGGCCCCGGCATGAGCGACGCGGTGCTGACCAACGCGCTGGTGCCGTTCTACTCCACCAAACGCAGCGGCACCGGCCTCGGTCTGGCGCTGGCGCGCGAGATCGCCGAAGCCCACGGCGGCCGCATCACCCTCACCAACCGCGAAGGCGGCGGCCTGACGGTCACCATCATTTTGCCGCTGGCCTGA
- a CDS encoding sigma-54-dependent transcriptional regulator, with protein MPTVLIIDDNAAVSVALEVLFSLHDIEALRAASPEAGLALLEQHSIDLVLQDMNFSADTTSGEEGTALFRAIRARHPDLPVILLTAWTHLNAAVDLIKAGAADYLAKPWDDNKLIATVNNLIELGQAKRALQQRVQADLRQRRELEHGHDLRGMVFQDQATERVIHLACQVARADVPVLISGPNGTGKERIAEIIQANSAVRGGPFVVLNCGAIPSELIEAELFGADAGAYTGASKAREGKFEAADGGTLFLDEIGNLPLAGQMKLLRVLETGRFERLGSNRERQVKVRVISATNADLQAMIKAGTFREDLFYRLNVIELRLPPLAARPLDILPLAMHFLGAGKQLHPDAQAALLAHAWPGNVRELKNVMMRAGLLASGDVIKVADLGLPPASATAALSAAAGTASASLDEGNREPDRDAISLALSRAGGVVAQAAAELGLSRQALYRRMERLGIVRP; from the coding sequence ATGCCTACTGTACTCATCATCGACGATAACGCCGCCGTTTCGGTGGCCCTGGAAGTGCTGTTTTCGCTGCACGACATCGAGGCGCTGCGCGCCGCCTCGCCCGAAGCCGGCCTGGCGCTGCTGGAGCAGCACAGCATCGACCTGGTTTTACAGGACATGAACTTCAGCGCCGACACCACTTCCGGCGAGGAAGGCACGGCGCTGTTCCGCGCCATCCGCGCGCGCCATCCGGACCTGCCGGTGATCCTGCTGACCGCGTGGACCCACCTGAATGCAGCGGTGGACCTGATCAAGGCCGGCGCCGCCGACTATCTGGCCAAGCCGTGGGACGACAACAAGCTGATCGCCACCGTCAACAACCTGATCGAACTGGGACAGGCCAAGCGCGCCCTGCAGCAGCGCGTGCAGGCCGACCTGCGCCAGCGGCGCGAACTGGAACACGGCCATGACCTGCGCGGCATGGTCTTCCAGGACCAGGCCACCGAACGCGTGATCCATCTGGCCTGCCAGGTGGCGCGCGCCGACGTGCCGGTGCTGATCTCCGGCCCCAATGGCACCGGCAAGGAGCGCATCGCCGAAATTATCCAGGCCAATTCCGCCGTGCGCGGCGGCCCGTTCGTGGTGCTCAACTGTGGCGCGATTCCGTCCGAGCTGATTGAGGCGGAACTGTTCGGCGCCGACGCCGGCGCCTACACCGGCGCCTCCAAGGCGCGCGAGGGCAAGTTTGAAGCGGCCGACGGCGGCACGCTGTTCCTCGATGAAATCGGCAATCTGCCGCTGGCCGGACAAATGAAACTGCTGCGGGTGCTGGAAACCGGCCGCTTCGAGCGCCTCGGCTCCAACCGCGAACGCCAGGTCAAGGTACGCGTGATCAGCGCCACCAATGCCGACCTGCAGGCCATGATCAAGGCCGGCACCTTCCGCGAAGATCTGTTCTATCGCCTCAACGTGATCGAACTGCGGCTGCCGCCGCTGGCGGCGCGGCCGCTGGACATCCTGCCGCTGGCGATGCACTTCCTCGGCGCCGGCAAACAACTGCATCCCGATGCGCAGGCAGCGCTGCTGGCGCATGCGTGGCCGGGCAATGTGCGCGAACTGAAAAACGTCATGATGCGCGCCGGCCTGCTGGCCAGCGGCGATGTGATCAAGGTGGCGGATCTGGGCCTGCCGCCGGCATCGGCTACGGCAGCGCTGTCGGCAGCCGCCGGCACAGCATCGGCCAGCCTTGATGAAGGCAACCGTGAGCCGGACCGTGACGCCATCAGCCTGGCGCTGAGCCGCGCCGGCGGCGTGGTAGCGCAAGCGGCGGCGGAACTGGGCCTGTCACGCCAGGCGCTGTACCGCCGCATGGAACGGCTGGGCATCGTGCGGCCGTGA